One Pyrococcus furiosus DSM 3638 genomic region harbors:
- a CDS encoding acetyl ornithine aminotransferase family protein: MEYPKIITKLPGPKATEIIERESRILSPGIGVKLFPLVPKRGFGALIEDVDGNIFIDFLAGAAAASTGYSHPKLVKAVQEQVALIQHSMIGYTHNERAIRVAEKLAKISPIKNPRIIFGMSGSDAVDMAIKVSKFSTRRPWILSFIGAYHGQTLGATSIAAFQSSQKRGFSPLMPNVIWLPYPNPYRNIWGIDGYEEPNELINRFLDYLENYVFSHLSPSDEVAALFAEPIQGDAGIVVPPENFFKEVQKVLNDLGILLVMDEVQTGIGRTGKWFASEWFSVEPDLIIFGKGVASGMGLSGVIGRKELMDLTSGAALLTPAANPVVSAAAEATLEIIEEENLLENALKVGNFIKKRLEEMKEVFEVIGDVRGKGLMIGVEIVKDRESKKPDPELTGKICWRAFELGLILPSYGMFQNVIRITPPLVITQEIAEKGLEIMERAIKDALAGKVERKVVTWH; encoded by the coding sequence ATGGAATATCCAAAGATTATTACTAAACTTCCTGGACCAAAAGCTACTGAGATAATTGAGCGAGAGAGCAGAATTCTTTCCCCGGGAATTGGGGTTAAGTTGTTCCCACTAGTACCTAAGAGGGGATTTGGCGCTCTTATAGAAGATGTTGATGGGAATATATTCATAGACTTTTTAGCTGGTGCGGCTGCCGCGTCAACAGGTTATTCTCATCCCAAGCTAGTAAAAGCTGTGCAAGAGCAAGTTGCCTTAATTCAACATTCCATGATAGGGTACACTCACAATGAAAGGGCAATAAGGGTGGCTGAAAAATTAGCAAAAATCTCCCCAATTAAAAACCCTCGCATAATCTTTGGAATGAGTGGTAGCGATGCTGTGGATATGGCAATAAAAGTTTCAAAATTCTCAACAAGAAGGCCCTGGATCCTCTCATTTATAGGGGCTTACCACGGACAAACCCTCGGTGCCACATCTATAGCAGCCTTCCAAAGCTCACAAAAGAGGGGATTTTCTCCCCTAATGCCCAATGTTATTTGGCTACCTTACCCAAACCCCTACAGAAATATCTGGGGCATTGACGGTTATGAGGAGCCAAATGAGCTTATAAACAGGTTCTTGGACTACCTTGAAAATTACGTGTTCTCTCACCTATCTCCTTCAGATGAAGTTGCCGCTCTCTTTGCTGAACCCATTCAGGGGGACGCGGGAATCGTTGTTCCTCCTGAAAACTTCTTTAAAGAGGTTCAAAAAGTTCTAAATGACCTGGGAATTCTCCTTGTTATGGATGAAGTTCAAACTGGAATTGGAAGGACTGGAAAGTGGTTTGCGAGTGAGTGGTTTAGCGTTGAGCCCGACTTAATAATATTTGGTAAAGGCGTCGCTAGCGGAATGGGATTGAGTGGAGTAATAGGGAGGAAAGAGTTAATGGATTTAACAAGCGGTGCAGCATTGTTAACTCCCGCAGCAAATCCGGTTGTTTCGGCGGCAGCAGAAGCAACTTTAGAGATTATAGAGGAAGAAAACTTGCTTGAGAACGCTCTCAAAGTAGGTAATTTTATCAAGAAAAGGCTAGAAGAGATGAAAGAAGTGTTTGAAGTGATAGGAGATGTGAGAGGAAAAGGACTCATGATAGGAGTTGAAATAGTAAAGGACAGGGAAAGCAAAAAGCCAGACCCAGAACTTACTGGGAAGATATGCTGGAGAGCCTTTGAGCTCGGACTAATACTCCCAAGCTATGGAATGTTCCAGAACGTCATAAGGATAACTCCTCCTTTAGTTATTACCCAGGAGATAGCAGAGAAGGGGTTAGAAATAATGGAGAGGGCAATTAAAGACGCCCTTGCAGGAAAAGTGGAGAGAAAGGTAGTCACTTGGCACT
- a CDS encoding alanine/glycine:cation symporter family protein, translating into MGAIMDFINWLDGEVWGPPIIVLLLGTGLLLTIVLKAIQFRRLGWSIRFTLFEGRKKTGEGDITPFQALMATISGTVGIGNIAGVATAIHFGGPGALFWMWITALVGMATRYSEGLLGVAFRGKLPDGTMIGGTFNFLERGFSEVKGTGISRAIASIFTLLFAVFLIKDGLGLTGGLRIVAFIIGILFAILGLALLNEAYLPTIGKVLAVLFALFAAIAAFGIGNMTQSNSVADAIETAFGIPAWVTGLALAVLTFIVVIGGIKRIGEVAEMLVPFMAIVYFLFAIGVWIKFAGQIPSAIATIIKDAFTGKAVAGGAIGQVIIWGVKRGLFSNEAGLGTATLAHAAAKTDHPARQAHVAMLGPFIDTIIICSLTGISIVVTQAYTKYPDLNGAPLTQAAFAEAFGHLGEIMVAIGIVLFAYSTILAWSFYGRQNVMYLAKWITQDPEKFANLYPKLHLIYNLLFVIFIYIGAVKPLEDVWNFSDMMNGLMAIPNLIGLIILYPVIKQYTEDFISKNP; encoded by the coding sequence ATGGGCGCAATTATGGACTTTATAAATTGGCTTGATGGAGAAGTCTGGGGACCGCCAATAATAGTGCTCCTACTAGGTACCGGTCTTCTATTGACAATAGTCCTCAAGGCAATACAGTTCAGAAGGCTAGGGTGGTCAATTAGATTTACACTCTTCGAGGGAAGAAAGAAAACGGGTGAAGGAGACATAACACCTTTTCAAGCACTAATGGCAACTATTTCAGGAACCGTTGGAATTGGTAACATAGCAGGTGTTGCAACAGCAATACACTTTGGTGGACCTGGAGCTTTGTTCTGGATGTGGATTACAGCCCTTGTCGGTATGGCAACTAGATACTCAGAAGGACTTTTAGGAGTGGCATTTAGAGGAAAGCTACCAGATGGGACGATGATAGGAGGAACATTCAACTTCTTAGAAAGAGGATTTTCAGAAGTAAAAGGAACAGGTATAAGTAGGGCTATTGCTTCGATATTCACATTGCTATTTGCAGTGTTCTTGATAAAGGATGGTTTAGGACTGACAGGAGGACTAAGAATTGTAGCCTTCATAATTGGAATCCTCTTTGCAATTCTAGGGCTAGCATTACTCAATGAAGCCTACCTCCCAACCATAGGAAAAGTACTCGCGGTACTATTCGCTTTATTCGCTGCAATTGCCGCATTCGGTATCGGAAACATGACCCAGTCAAATTCGGTTGCAGATGCTATTGAGACAGCCTTTGGGATTCCAGCATGGGTTACAGGATTGGCATTAGCTGTTCTAACGTTCATAGTAGTCATTGGAGGTATAAAGAGAATTGGAGAAGTTGCAGAAATGTTGGTACCATTTATGGCAATCGTGTACTTCCTCTTTGCGATAGGAGTTTGGATAAAGTTTGCAGGACAGATACCTTCTGCAATTGCCACCATAATAAAGGACGCATTTACAGGAAAAGCAGTTGCTGGAGGAGCAATTGGGCAGGTAATAATATGGGGTGTAAAGAGAGGATTGTTCTCAAATGAGGCTGGACTTGGTACAGCAACCTTGGCTCACGCTGCAGCAAAAACTGATCATCCCGCAAGGCAAGCTCACGTTGCAATGTTGGGACCCTTCATTGACACAATAATAATCTGTTCATTGACTGGAATAAGCATTGTAGTCACCCAAGCATACACCAAGTATCCCGACCTTAACGGTGCTCCATTGACCCAGGCTGCCTTTGCAGAGGCATTTGGTCATTTAGGAGAAATCATGGTTGCAATTGGAATAGTTCTCTTTGCATATTCAACAATACTAGCATGGTCATTCTATGGAAGACAGAATGTCATGTATTTGGCCAAGTGGATTACCCAAGACCCAGAGAAATTCGCAAACCTCTATCCAAAATTACACTTAATCTACAACCTCCTCTTCGTTATCTTCATATACATCGGAGCTGTTAAGCCATTAGAAGATGTATGGAACTTCTCAGACATGATGAACGGACTGATGGCAATTCCGAACCTAATAGGGCTGATAATTCTCTATCCAGTGATCAAACAATACACTGAAGACTTTATCTCGAAGAATCCATAG
- a CDS encoding DUF4129 domain-containing protein: MKKSLIVFFAILVVMGILYGSTTGRVRSAFSSSILSALFLWMSLISLIFLALLLIAFVILVREKDLEARGHLRASLAFLKYWLIVAAALFLYASFYLSKLFKVKEMENITQTTDHVVVPPSFFETPSEATLASVFVYIPIIFFAIIFVLALLSMGRDVNELRKTRQIKRELEAFDKKVDDLGVDAFSDPREAVIEFYRKAVLWLEILGIPYRESWTHWEHAKKVEYKKKAYVELARLFEKAKYAPEKVTMDDARRAYELYKVIKGES, encoded by the coding sequence ATGAAAAAATCTTTGATAGTATTTTTTGCCATTCTAGTGGTAATGGGCATATTGTATGGTTCAACTACTGGAAGGGTAAGAAGTGCATTTAGTAGTTCTATCTTGAGCGCTCTTTTTTTATGGATGTCCCTAATATCCTTAATTTTTCTTGCCTTGCTGTTGATAGCATTTGTTATTCTGGTTCGTGAAAAGGATCTGGAGGCAAGAGGGCATTTAAGGGCTAGCCTTGCATTTTTGAAATATTGGTTGATTGTTGCAGCTGCTCTCTTTTTGTACGCATCGTTTTATCTTTCAAAGCTCTTCAAGGTTAAAGAAATGGAAAACATTACTCAAACAACAGACCATGTAGTTGTTCCTCCTTCCTTTTTTGAGACACCCTCAGAGGCAACTCTTGCTTCGGTTTTTGTCTACATCCCAATAATATTCTTTGCAATAATCTTCGTCTTGGCACTTCTTTCAATGGGGCGAGATGTGAATGAATTAAGAAAAACGAGACAAATTAAAAGGGAGCTTGAGGCCTTTGATAAAAAGGTTGATGATCTTGGTGTAGATGCATTTTCTGATCCTAGGGAGGCAGTGATAGAATTTTATCGTAAAGCTGTCTTATGGTTGGAAATCCTGGGAATTCCCTATCGGGAAAGTTGGACTCACTGGGAACATGCGAAGAAAGTTGAATATAAGAAGAAGGCTTATGTCGAACTTGCTAGACTCTTTGAAAAGGCCAAGTATGCGCCTGAAAAGGTAACTATGGATGACGCAAGGAGGGCATATGAACTGTACAAGGTGATTAAGGGTGAGAGTTGA
- a CDS encoding AAA family ATPase: protein MRVHKKAERVIEEVKKAIVGKDDVLKLVLTSILADGHILIEDLPGLAKTLMAKSFAKALGLEFKRVQFTPDLLPSDIIGVNVFNQKTLEFEFKKGPVFTNILLADEINRAPPKTQSALLEAMQEKQVTVEGKTYQLPRPFIVIATQNPIEQEGTYPLPEAQLDRFLVRLRVGYPSKEDEKEILRRRIERKQEEVEIDTVLSPEELLEMQREIEDVYVSEAIIEYITSIVWATREDRKNIEVGVSPRGSLALLKLSRAYAAIEGRDYVIPDDVKAVAVPALSHRIILKRELWYTRVSQESVIMKILEKVPVPKFE from the coding sequence ATGAGGGTGCATAAGAAGGCTGAAAGAGTTATTGAAGAAGTAAAGAAGGCAATAGTTGGAAAAGATGATGTACTAAAATTAGTTTTGACTTCAATACTTGCCGATGGTCATATATTGATTGAAGATCTCCCAGGGTTGGCGAAAACTTTGATGGCGAAGAGCTTTGCAAAGGCTTTGGGCTTAGAATTCAAAAGAGTGCAGTTTACTCCAGATCTTCTTCCAAGCGATATAATTGGAGTCAATGTTTTTAACCAGAAGACTTTGGAGTTTGAATTCAAAAAAGGTCCAGTATTTACGAATATTCTTTTGGCTGATGAAATAAATAGGGCTCCTCCAAAGACTCAGTCAGCACTTTTGGAGGCCATGCAAGAAAAACAAGTCACTGTTGAGGGCAAAACGTATCAACTTCCCCGCCCCTTCATAGTTATAGCAACTCAAAATCCAATAGAACAGGAAGGGACGTATCCCCTTCCAGAGGCTCAATTGGATAGATTTTTAGTTAGGCTGAGAGTGGGTTATCCAAGTAAAGAGGATGAAAAGGAAATTCTCAGGAGACGTATAGAGAGAAAGCAGGAAGAAGTTGAAATAGATACTGTTCTTTCGCCCGAAGAGCTTCTGGAAATGCAGAGAGAGATTGAGGATGTTTACGTGAGTGAAGCAATTATAGAATATATAACCTCCATTGTTTGGGCCACTAGGGAGGACAGAAAGAACATTGAAGTGGGTGTTTCTCCCAGGGGAAGTCTGGCATTGCTGAAGCTCTCTAGAGCATACGCAGCGATTGAAGGAAGAGACTATGTAATTCCCGATGACGTTAAGGCCGTTGCTGTTCCAGCTTTAAGCCATAGAATTATTCTAAAGAGGGAGCTTTGGTACACTAGGGTAAGTCAAGAGAGCGTTATTATGAAGATACTCGAAAAAGTTCCTGTCCCCAAGTTTGAGTAA
- a CDS encoding DUF58 domain-containing protein, with translation MRPSGRAYSLAVATWVIIFASYAFLKWTGVFLTIPIFTLIMFSTLFFKPNLDVEVRRIVSQERVIEGGEAEIEIIVKSKERIRSLYIEDLTPPSLEVIGKNSWVISLEEEDEKKLRYKVKVRRGIHEFPGIRIVYRDPLGIFEEDRIIEAYDEVVGVPRLEDIVTPYSTKGTKITTGPLPSPRIGEGLEFHAVREYHPGDPIKIMNWKATAKVGKLMVNEFESERKVDVVLVIDATYKAGEVFDHMMRAAASLLFDSLKNGTSFGLLISESVPLWMKVDYGKRHFFKCIDVLSMASPDKNNLIAYQVEHLARTKIPPRAQIIFISPFMTKESEDALITMYRFGYRIVAISPDPYSLIKPKTREEELAVRLLSLKRKARIRKLRSYAPIIDWNVNVPLKSAVLEVVKW, from the coding sequence ATGAGGCCCAGCGGAAGGGCTTACAGCCTAGCAGTGGCCACCTGGGTAATAATATTTGCTTCTTATGCCTTTCTTAAATGGACAGGCGTTTTCCTTACAATTCCGATTTTTACCCTAATAATGTTCTCTACCCTATTCTTTAAGCCAAATTTGGATGTCGAAGTTAGGAGGATTGTGAGTCAAGAAAGAGTTATTGAAGGTGGAGAAGCTGAAATTGAAATTATTGTAAAAAGCAAAGAGAGGATAAGGTCACTCTACATTGAAGACCTAACTCCCCCTTCTCTGGAAGTAATTGGAAAGAATTCCTGGGTTATTTCTCTTGAGGAAGAAGATGAGAAAAAATTGAGGTATAAGGTTAAAGTTAGAAGAGGTATCCATGAGTTTCCTGGGATTAGAATTGTTTATAGAGATCCTCTCGGCATCTTTGAAGAGGATAGAATCATTGAAGCTTACGATGAAGTGGTTGGTGTTCCCAGGCTTGAAGATATAGTGACTCCATATTCTACTAAAGGAACGAAGATAACCACTGGGCCTCTTCCTTCTCCAAGAATAGGGGAAGGATTAGAGTTTCATGCAGTTAGAGAGTATCACCCTGGAGATCCAATTAAGATAATGAACTGGAAAGCAACAGCAAAGGTAGGAAAGCTCATGGTAAATGAATTTGAAAGTGAAAGGAAGGTGGATGTTGTTTTGGTCATTGATGCAACTTACAAGGCTGGAGAAGTTTTTGATCATATGATGAGAGCAGCGGCTTCTCTTCTGTTTGATTCCCTTAAGAACGGTACAAGTTTTGGGCTTTTAATTTCGGAGTCAGTTCCACTTTGGATGAAGGTTGATTACGGAAAGCGGCACTTCTTTAAGTGCATAGATGTCTTAAGTATGGCAAGTCCCGACAAGAACAACTTGATAGCTTATCAAGTGGAGCATTTAGCTAGGACGAAAATCCCTCCCAGGGCTCAAATAATCTTCATTTCACCCTTCATGACAAAAGAGAGTGAAGATGCTCTCATAACTATGTATAGGTTTGGTTACAGAATTGTTGCAATAAGTCCTGACCCGTATTCACTTATAAAGCCAAAGACAAGAGAAGAGGAGTTGGCCGTTAGGTTGCTCAGCTTGAAGAGAAAAGCTCGGATTAGAAAGCTTAGGAGCTACGCTCCAATAATAGATTGGAATGTAAATGTTCCGCTAAAATCTGCTGTTTTGGAGGTGGTAAAATGGTGA
- a CDS encoding MFS transporter, with product MGRWKTVILDTLVMTAGFGTLTFMSVAKPDIIGHFNITSDQYDLQHVAYVFGLFVAFLLGHTRIYEGSFKRSVGIAVSWAAIPQILIPFVGNWNIVVFLRFIQGFVVGLVPLFSTQIARYFIAERPFAKGIILSGIFWGGVFGNIAARYLLGYVDWKTGFVITGLVIYLVYLLWFLLVEDFEIKHPKSGDARINVWKLPFTWALGFTFFPALWVIFTIIGFTTKLGYDIGWTKDHVSTLSTTLNLSKALWSIAFGYLGFVLSKKNTTPRGLFNAIVKVMIIAYAFGFAGLLLYSKAMLSGNYELALFSVVLVGALQGTGPAFWTSAPATYPENVVPRANFALGLISNSANAIAPSITEALARTNEELALIELSMMPLIGILALIIASRMKLPVETT from the coding sequence ATGGGAAGGTGGAAGACCGTCATATTGGACACCCTAGTTATGACGGCTGGTTTTGGAACGCTAACTTTTATGAGCGTTGCAAAGCCTGACATAATTGGGCACTTCAACATAACATCAGATCAGTATGATCTCCAACACGTAGCTTATGTTTTTGGTCTCTTTGTGGCCTTTCTCCTGGGGCACACAAGAATATACGAAGGTTCTTTCAAAAGAAGCGTAGGAATAGCCGTCTCCTGGGCAGCAATTCCACAAATCCTGATTCCATTTGTAGGAAACTGGAATATAGTCGTCTTTTTAAGATTTATCCAAGGATTTGTAGTTGGGCTAGTACCACTTTTCAGCACGCAGATAGCTAGATACTTTATAGCTGAGAGGCCTTTCGCCAAAGGAATAATCCTGTCAGGGATATTCTGGGGAGGAGTCTTTGGAAACATTGCTGCCAGATATTTGTTGGGATATGTAGACTGGAAAACGGGCTTTGTAATTACTGGCCTAGTAATATATTTAGTTTACTTACTATGGTTCCTCCTAGTTGAAGACTTTGAAATAAAGCATCCAAAATCTGGAGATGCAAGAATAAACGTTTGGAAGCTACCCTTCACGTGGGCTCTTGGATTTACGTTCTTCCCGGCCCTTTGGGTAATCTTCACGATAATAGGCTTCACAACCAAGCTTGGATACGACATAGGATGGACAAAAGATCACGTCTCAACTCTCTCAACAACGCTAAACCTATCAAAGGCACTTTGGAGCATAGCCTTTGGATACCTGGGATTTGTACTCTCAAAGAAGAACACCACTCCAAGAGGATTATTCAACGCAATAGTTAAAGTCATGATAATTGCCTATGCATTCGGCTTTGCAGGACTACTCCTGTACTCCAAGGCTATGCTATCTGGAAACTATGAATTAGCACTCTTTAGCGTAGTTTTAGTTGGTGCTCTACAGGGGACAGGCCCAGCATTTTGGACCAGCGCTCCAGCTACATATCCAGAAAACGTAGTCCCCAGGGCAAACTTTGCTTTAGGCCTAATTTCCAATTCAGCGAATGCCATTGCCCCAAGCATAACTGAGGCACTAGCAAGGACTAATGAAGAACTAGCATTGATAGAACTCTCAATGATGCCTTTAATAGGGATACTCGCCCTAATAATTGCTAGCAGAATGAAGCTCCCAGTTGAGACTACTTGA
- a CDS encoding TMEM165/GDT1 family protein, with product MKEILSIFIAIFLAEFGDKTQLATIAFASKYGWFKAFVGAATALVLVNLIGALVGEKLREFVPASVLHKIAGVFFIIFGILMIIKE from the coding sequence ATGAAAGAAATTCTTAGCATTTTCATTGCAATCTTTTTAGCCGAATTTGGAGATAAGACTCAGCTAGCTACAATAGCTTTTGCCTCTAAATATGGATGGTTCAAAGCATTTGTCGGCGCTGCAACAGCTTTGGTCCTTGTAAATCTAATTGGAGCTCTTGTAGGTGAGAAACTAAGAGAATTTGTCCCCGCAAGTGTGCTCCACAAAATTGCAGGTGTATTTTTCATAATCTTTGGAATTCTAATGATAATAAAGGAGTGA
- a CDS encoding pyridoxal phosphate-dependent aminotransferase encodes MKEKRKYFMAHRIGVIQRSKIRELFERASKMENVISLGIGEPDFDTPNNIKEAAKRALDEGWTHYTPNAGIPELREAIAEYYKKFYGIDVEVDNVLVTAGAYEATYLAFETMLEQGDEVIIPDPAFVCYVEDAKLAEAKPIRLPLREENDFKPDIDELLERITKRTRMIVINYPNNPTGAVLDKETAKAIADVAEDYNIYILSDEPYEHFLYDDAKHYPMIKFAPDNTILANSFSKTFAMTGWRLGFVIAPTQIIREMIKLHAYIIGNVASFVQVAGIEALRSKESWKAVEEMRKEYNERRKLVLQRLRKMPYIKVREPKGAFYVFPNISETEMSSEEFSEWLLEKAKVVVIPGTAFGENGEGYVRISYATSREKLIEAMDRIEKALEEI; translated from the coding sequence ATGAAAGAAAAGAGGAAATATTTTATGGCCCACAGAATTGGAGTTATCCAGCGTTCAAAGATTAGAGAGTTGTTTGAAAGAGCATCTAAAATGGAAAACGTGATATCTCTTGGTATAGGTGAGCCTGACTTTGATACCCCGAATAACATAAAGGAAGCTGCAAAGAGAGCCTTAGACGAAGGGTGGACTCATTACACTCCAAATGCCGGAATTCCAGAGCTAAGAGAAGCTATCGCGGAATACTACAAGAAGTTCTATGGAATTGATGTGGAAGTAGACAACGTTTTGGTGACTGCTGGAGCTTATGAAGCCACATATCTTGCATTTGAGACCATGCTAGAGCAGGGGGATGAGGTAATTATACCAGACCCAGCATTCGTTTGTTATGTTGAAGATGCGAAGCTTGCAGAGGCAAAGCCCATAAGACTACCTCTAAGGGAGGAAAATGACTTCAAGCCAGATATAGACGAGCTACTAGAAAGAATTACAAAGAGAACTAGGATGATAGTCATAAACTATCCAAACAACCCAACCGGAGCAGTTTTAGATAAGGAGACAGCCAAAGCTATAGCGGATGTTGCTGAGGATTATAACATTTACATTCTGAGTGATGAACCCTATGAGCACTTCTTATATGATGATGCAAAGCACTATCCAATGATAAAATTTGCTCCCGACAATACCATTCTCGCAAACTCATTCTCGAAGACTTTCGCAATGACTGGATGGAGACTTGGATTTGTCATAGCACCTACCCAAATAATAAGGGAAATGATTAAACTCCACGCCTACATAATAGGGAATGTTGCTTCGTTCGTCCAAGTTGCTGGAATAGAAGCTCTCAGAAGTAAAGAAAGTTGGAAGGCAGTGGAAGAGATGAGAAAAGAATACAACGAGAGAAGAAAACTAGTCCTACAAAGATTGAGAAAAATGCCATACATAAAGGTAAGAGAGCCCAAGGGAGCATTCTACGTATTCCCCAATATAAGCGAGACCGAGATGAGTAGCGAGGAATTCAGTGAGTGGTTGCTAGAGAAGGCCAAGGTAGTAGTGATCCCAGGAACGGCCTTTGGAGAAAATGGAGAGGGATATGTGAGAATTAGCTATGCAACAAGCAGAGAAAAACTTATAGAGGCAATGGACAGGATAGAAAAGGCCCTAGAAGAAATATAG
- the cgi121 gene encoding KEOPS complex subunit Cgi121 codes for MLEIRTKVGEICISKVWLTDEQINKLFDRFKGDYQVVNAECADKVIFATIIAIKAVKEGRSIAKTVPGEILVRLSGNRQIKEAIKKVGAKEGENYIVTFGENASALLQKILSTLEIKELELERCDLEYAKKAFEDIAIIEAL; via the coding sequence ATGCTTGAAATCAGAACAAAAGTTGGAGAAATATGCATATCAAAAGTATGGCTAACAGACGAGCAAATTAACAAGCTCTTCGATAGGTTTAAGGGAGATTACCAAGTTGTAAATGCAGAATGTGCAGATAAAGTTATATTCGCCACTATTATTGCAATAAAGGCTGTAAAAGAAGGAAGAAGCATAGCAAAGACAGTTCCAGGAGAAATTCTAGTGAGGCTTAGTGGAAATAGGCAGATAAAAGAGGCTATCAAAAAAGTTGGCGCAAAAGAGGGAGAAAATTACATCGTTACTTTTGGAGAAAATGCCTCCGCATTGCTTCAGAAAATCCTTTCAACACTTGAGATAAAGGAGCTCGAATTAGAAAGATGTGACTTGGAGTATGCTAAGAAGGCCTTTGAGGATATAGCAATAATAGAGGCCCTATAA
- a CDS encoding ribbon-helix-helix domain-containing protein, whose protein sequence is MSRMKIISVQLPQSLIHGLDALVKRGIYPNRSEAIRVAIRELLKKELYKEEIQEEIPEYVVK, encoded by the coding sequence ATGAGCAGAATGAAAATCATTAGTGTCCAACTGCCTCAAAGTCTTATCCATGGTTTAGATGCCCTCGTTAAGAGGGGAATTTATCCTAATAGAAGTGAAGCAATTAGGGTAGCAATAAGAGAGCTTCTAAAAAAGGAGCTCTACAAGGAAGAAATCCAAGAAGAAATTCCTGAGTATGTTGTTAAATAA
- the ftsZ gene encoding cell division protein FtsZ, producing the protein MLEKLLEQAGIKLDFDGEEEKKSEIVDEFSGYKINIAVVGVGGSGNNTISRLYDLGVQGADLIAMNTDAQHLAITKAHKKVLLGKHITQGKGSGGDPKVGYLAAEASAQEIAAAVDGYDLVFITAGMGNGTGTGAAPVVARIVKETARNNGRFQEPLVVSVVTFPFKTEGTVRIEKAKWGIQRLLEYSDTVIIIQNDKLLELVPKLPLQSAFRFADELIARMVKGIVETIKLNSIVNIDFADVYSIMKGGGPALIGIGESDSNNRAVDAVNNALTNKMLDVEFGSGEKALVHFTIGPDVSLEEINKAMEVVYEKLSEKSEIKWGAMVDPEMGKTVRAMVIMTGVRSPYILGNVNALTDSSSWVVPKDRRLIGDPRIEKMFPDFNGSRAGRKRPSVGDAILKELGFKEL; encoded by the coding sequence ATGCTTGAGAAGTTATTAGAGCAGGCAGGAATAAAGCTTGACTTTGATGGGGAAGAGGAAAAGAAATCTGAAATTGTTGACGAATTTTCTGGATATAAGATAAACATTGCAGTTGTTGGAGTTGGAGGGTCTGGAAACAATACAATTTCGAGGCTTTATGATCTTGGAGTTCAGGGGGCAGATTTAATAGCAATGAATACCGACGCCCAACACTTGGCAATAACTAAGGCTCACAAGAAAGTCCTTCTCGGTAAGCACATAACTCAAGGTAAGGGATCTGGTGGAGATCCAAAAGTTGGTTATTTGGCTGCAGAAGCTAGTGCTCAAGAAATCGCTGCAGCTGTAGATGGATACGATCTTGTTTTTATAACGGCGGGAATGGGTAACGGTACTGGAACTGGGGCTGCTCCAGTTGTAGCTAGAATAGTTAAGGAAACTGCAAGGAATAATGGAAGATTCCAGGAGCCTCTTGTTGTTAGTGTTGTGACATTCCCATTTAAGACTGAAGGAACTGTGAGAATAGAAAAAGCTAAGTGGGGTATCCAGAGACTATTGGAATACTCTGATACCGTTATAATAATTCAAAACGACAAGTTACTAGAACTAGTTCCTAAACTTCCCTTACAATCTGCTTTCAGGTTTGCCGACGAGTTAATTGCAAGAATGGTTAAAGGAATTGTGGAGACAATAAAGCTTAATTCAATAGTCAACATAGATTTTGCAGATGTCTATAGCATAATGAAAGGAGGAGGACCTGCTTTAATAGGAATAGGAGAGAGTGATTCAAACAATAGAGCTGTTGATGCGGTGAACAATGCTTTGACTAATAAAATGCTTGATGTTGAATTTGGAAGTGGCGAAAAAGCTTTGGTACACTTTACAATAGGACCAGATGTAAGTTTAGAAGAGATAAACAAGGCTATGGAAGTAGTGTACGAAAAGCTTAGTGAGAAGAGCGAAATAAAATGGGGAGCTATGGTAGATCCAGAGATGGGGAAGACAGTTAGAGCCATGGTAATAATGACTGGTGTTAGAAGTCCCTACATCCTGGGAAATGTAAATGCTCTAACTGACTCTTCTTCCTGGGTTGTTCCAAAAGACAGGAGATTAATTGGAGATCCAAGGATTGAAAAAATGTTTCCTGACTTTAATGGCTCAAGAGCTGGAAGAAAGAGGCCCTCTGTGGGAGATGCAATACTAAAGGAGCTTGGATTTAAAGAGTTATAA